In the genome of Anabrus simplex isolate iqAnaSimp1 chromosome 7, ASM4041472v1, whole genome shotgun sequence, the window AGAAGattttaaccctagaagtgccgagtatttttccctaaatgccaggccattttcgcatgccttacacatttatgtttttaacaaatttaagcaGGCTTATATGAAGAAAAGTTAGACATGCTGCACACCATATAACTCAGAACGCTTTATTTAAGTTGCTCATGTAAGTATTAGATAATTTACTTATTATTTGGTGCGCATCAGGAGATCAAACTTTTGGAAAACTAAAAAGTTTTTTTGTTCATATTTTCAAGTTCAGCATTAGTAATAAAAACCACTGATTaaaaaaaatcactatatacaaaacatGCAAAAAtcttctagtttttaaaaatattaggttATCAAAAGTAAACACAGAAACAAAATCACAAAAACTTATAAAagttccgagctgcacacagttctgTGGGCCGCCGAGCACTACTGCGAGTCATTCTCGGAGCGTTTTCTTTTCTTGCCAGGCCTCATAGGCCACCAGAAATGCTGCAATTTATGAAAGCATTCATGGTGCACCCCAGAATTACATCCAGGACACCAAAAATTGCTTCGTCCCCTTTTTTCACGTGATCACAAACAGCACATAACCTTTCCTTTCGTCCTGGTAGACGAGATAGTTCATGTTTGAGATCACCTTCATCCACTATATTCTCTGATGGGTCTAGAAAAGGATTCTTCTCCATGGCCAGAAATAAATAATGGGTGTATCGTTTCGGGGCGGACAGTTCCTAATGCCAGGATACCTTACGCGAAACTTCTCGAAAACATCGAACGCCTGTTCGGGTGGATAAACCTTGCACCACCATGGCGTTACAGAAAGAGTATCATCCAATGAAACGTCGGCAAACCTGCTCTgttcatcggaatcactttcaacttcagattctggaatataaTCTTCTCCACTGTCAGAAGAATCATCTCTaaagaaaatacagtagaagtccgttatagcaagaattcataacggcaaaagatttactcgctatagcagattgtcgttatatcagtattttgtaaaagtcgggaaaaccccaAACACATTAAAATCATTATAAATGGCAATTAGTTTGTCCAAAACTTGCGTTTTTGCAGATAACATCCACACTACagtttacttgtttgttgtttttcaaaatccgatactccgtgaaagtgtatgtttaatttcattctgaaaaaagtatattaccgtatttctccaaatccatgaCGGCCCTCACTCTgaccttcaaaaaattttaatcaggcttaaaaagtactttgtaaaattatatgaatgtctttcttatacagtacgcattttaaaCTATTTGTAGACGGCGAAAATTGGCATtttttatttcagcgggtttaataaccattaacttaaaaattgacatcataatatcaaagtgaactcgctgaaaatttgccggcaatacacataccacgcgtctctacaatacgacgatccatcagaaaaatttcttgcttactataaaactgttactttcactcagcgtcagatattaACTGGCTGCCGCGACATGCACCTCTCGCTTGCCGGATTTGGCCAACTTCAGCGGTTAGCAAAGTATAGGCCTTAATCGCAGACTATGAAAGTCAACGAACGAATTTATTGCGCCGcagtatggcaattccgcccttgcatttttgtgcacgtacctcacaattttatcttagacttctttaaagcgtccttgttgaaGGCCACTGAATGTTTTTGTGTATAGTACGCATTTTTatgctatctttgtcttcacggtaacacCGAATATTGGCTTTCATTAGGcctataccgtattttcttgcggctgcacaattattatacatttccaacTTAAAACTGACATcgtaacatcgacgagaacccgttgaaaatttgccggcaatacctgttccacatatctttacaatacgacgttccatcacgaaaatattgctgctgtctataaaacttaattttactaagcggcAGGTTCAGcagatgcgttataactctgctactgagtagctgtggcctttctaagaattcaaaggctcgcatgttttgatgccattctgcagatttgagaaacgtttttgcaGAGGATAATAGAatgccattctctcttcactatttcccaagattcagtgacgttacacatactgtacaaccggtcgccacggctagcgatgtatgataaagaggcggttgtttattgtcaacaagttttgtgtgtgcgcgcgcggaggtgaaaagaaacagcgtggttactgcggtagttgccagtggtgttcattactatcaggcagCGAATGCaaaacaacccttgatttttcacatgagattctgagggaaaaacattgtcttggattcggagaaatacggtatcacaccagaggcttctgtggcacaAATTTCAGTtgtcttcttcaaacagcgtcacctaacctaaccgtatatgtatcatgaaaacatacttgaaacacatgtagagaaatgataacgtcctcgctaaaaatttacatgggaatagctttccaaaatttaactagatgcgagaaaatataaactatcctctgaaatcagtgatgtaccctgccatatcttgaggtgtatcacattcttacttaattttagtatacggtataacattaaaattaagaggtcgtttacttcagcctttatttttgacgagttaacaactgctatcggccgcgttatttacgcatttattatgaaaacgtgttatcttttttcgaattttctttagagaacagcagtcaacaggtattactaattgactccaacattgccttcgaatgttgaagagagagctcgcaaatgcacattgcgcaaaaactataccgtaccgaagattaTCGATCGTATTTTGTGGGAAaggtttcagttttgttattcaaatagcgtcacctatCCAAACTTAACTGTactatgatgaaaacatacttcaagtgcCAGGAGAGAAATTACAACCTTCTCACTATAAAGTTACATGATAATaccctttccgtaatttaacgaaCGCGAGAAAATAAACTTTGTAATTAATGACGCACAATGCCATATCTTCAGGTGTAGgcctatcccattcttacttaattgcggtatttagcattaaaattaagcgatcgtttattcaccCTTTATccttaacgagttaacaactgttttCGGACACGTTAtttgcgcatttattacgaaaCCATGTTCTCCTTAATCATTTTCTTTGCGGaagagcagtcgatgggtattactaatcgactccaacattgccttcgaatgtcgatgagagagcttgcTAGTGGGCATTGCGAGAAAATGCTACCGAAGAGGATCGATTGCATGCAGTacaatgactgggtgcataaatatcagtaacggaaaaaGTCGTGCACGCATAATCGCTTGTAATAAGGGaagcgtcagtgatagggctctcgttgTAACCgaagaataatacacagtttaatataggaattttgaagggacggacaaaaattatcgttataacggggttcttgttatatgccatactcgctatagcggacttctactgtatgtcaccggaagaggaagcatcccaatcaCCTTCAAGAACTTCGCAAACATCACTTGAATTAAGAAGCTCATCATCCGTGATAaaagtttacacttcaaaagaaacaacttaaaaaAAAGTAAACTCAATAATCTATtgaaagatattcacagaaactaacaggaACAGCAAGCGAGCATGaagttacatagcaactgagaCGACATGGGAATGAGGAAATAGTAGCTGAattttatacctaccctgaccttgaccgTGTCATTTCCGGTTAGTGAGGAATatgtgatgaaagacttgaagcttcctcttcaatgTCTTTCTTGTTAAAATACCGTAAGAGTACGATAAATGATTTTATATAAgtgattaagcgaatgcatgtacagtgaaacctcgattatccgttccccgaaactacgtttttccgtaatattcgttcaaattacgtggtcccgcgagcatcccatttaaaacctgtattaaaaatcctgcgttatccgttcctcgaagaaacgatttcccgcatcaaccatccagaaatttcagtcccatcaacgctaaatcctcgatcaagcatttttcaagatTTCGAGAATGGACGGCAGGAATCGAATTTGCGAGTCTAGCGTATTTTAATTTCGTCGGATATCTTGCGCGATCATACTTACGGAACATTCTGTACCAGGCTAACAATGAAGGCCTCCGCCAACTTGCGCTTTGTTAAGAGCTTTCTGTTGAATGTTTCGTTCAGTTGGCTGTGTTACTAGCTGGTGAAAACCAACAATTTACGCAGTCGAGTTTCGGTTTGCTTACACAGTACAGTATTGAAATGGCGCGACCTGTAAAGCATGTGAAAACCCTGCAAGAAAAACTTCAGATTATAGAGGAAGTTGAAAATCCAACAGAAAAAAAAGTTGACATCGCAAAACGTTTAGGCTTACCTGCTTCGACACTGAATACAATAATAGGGAAAAAACAAGAGATACGTGAACAAGTAAAAAAATGTGGATCCTCCGCAAAGAATAGAAAAACGGGGAAGGAATCAAGATATTCTACAATGGAAGCAGTTCTCTTTTCTTGGTATCAGCAAGCTCGGGCTTCGAGAATTCCTGTGGATGGTAACATTTTGCGCGTAAAAGCTCGAAGCATCGCTGCAAGAATGGGTATCAAAACTTTTTCTGCTTCGAATGGATGGATTTCCCGGTTTAAGGAGTGTCACGGGCTGGTGTATAAAAAGCTCGCCGGCGAGAGTGCTGCAGTTGACGGTTCGGCTGTGGAAGATTGGGGGAAAAATCTCCCAGACCTGCTTGAAGGATAAGAACCGAAGAACATCTATAACGTGGATGAAACCGGCCTACTTTTCAACTGTTTACCGGATCGCATGCTGGCTCTTAATGGAGAATCTTGTCATGGAGGCAAAAATGCGAAGGATCGCATAACTGTTCTGTTGTGCTGTAACAGTGACGGGTCAGACAAACGTATCCCTATCGTTATAGGCAAAGCAGCGAAACCGAGATGCTTTAAGAACGTGAAGAAGTTACCAGTGCGATACTACGCGAACGGTAAAGCTTGGATGACCACAGACATTTTCTTGGATTTTCTTCACGGACTGGATGCTTCTATGGGTGCTCAAGcgagaaaaatagttttgtttgtagataactgtgccgcccacccgcaggaactttctttcttacgAAATGTGAAAGTTATTTTCTATCCCCCGAACTGTACCAGTGTCCTTAGCCTCTGGATGCGGGGGTGATAAAGTGCTTTAAAGGGTACTACCGCAAGCAGCTGGTGGAAAGTGCTGTGTGTATGTTGGACGCCAGGAAAGAAGTGAAGACGAAGTTCAGTATTCTACAGGCAATCCACTTTGTTGTGTCAGCATGATTCCACGTTTCGTCCTCCACCattcaaaattgttttcataaatgtGGCTTTGGCGAAAGCAGACACACGAACAACACCAACACCGGCAGCGAAGAACAGCTTTTCAGTGAGGACTGGGAGAAGCTCGCGCCGAGAGATGTTAACTTCGAGACGTACGCTACAGTCGATAGTGAGCTCGCCACTTGTGGTGTAAAGAGCATAGAACAGCTGTGTGATGATGCTACTGCCACAGCCAGTGCAAGCGCCGTGCATGAGATCGCGAGCGAGGGGGAAGACGAAGATGAAATTGAATCCCTGCCAACGTTTGCAGAAGCATTAGCCGCCTTTGACAAAATTCGCGACTATATTACTGCGTATGACACAGACAGCAGCGAACTACAGAACGTTTTAAATATTGAGGGAGCACTGTACCGTGTTAAGGCacgacaaaacaaaaaacaactgacGATTAAAGACTTTTTCACTACAAAGTGACTACTGTATTCTGTGACTGAAGAAATGACAATTTAAGTGTTGTGTGTGCAGTGTGCACCTATATGTGTGCGATGTGACACTTTATTTTTGTGAGTACGAGAGTGTTTCATTACATCTTCTGGGATTTAATgtattttggtatcatttttgtatttGTGCGTTGTGATTAGCTTACTTGATTATGTGACTGGACGTGTTACAACCTATGCTTATTTACGTGTTTTCAGCTATCTTTCCTAACTATAATACCATAGGTAGGTTCATGTGAACTGCACCAGTAATTATGCCTATCATGCAAGCCACATTTCTCGCCTGTTTatcggtcaaaaaaaaaaaaaaaaaaatcattaatggaAAGTACCGAGGCCTAAAACATGGGTGAACTCGAAGTTAAATTTTGCGCCGTAAGTTCGTAATACAGCACGAAAACCTttactgataaataagttacattgTTCTTTTTTAGGTTATTAAAACAAAGTCTTCTAATTTACATGAGACTGTCGTCAGATAACGATTTCTGTAAATAACTGTACCTGTTCCAGTTAGATTTATTCAAGGTGAAAAAAACAGAGGTAGCTACCATAGACGTTTTAAGTGACTGTATTATAATGTTTTCCCGATCGGCATAATAACTCCGATACACTCTCCTTGCAGCAATAGTGAAACTGGAGTCTCAGATGTGGTtttaaatttcttagatatcaaCATAATTCTGATAACTTATTTAGTAGAAATTTTTACGATGAGCTTGACTGATGAAAGTTGCTGGCCTGAAAGACGTTTTtacgggaaagtgacgaagtttctcggtaaaactgaatttaaaatataaagtttttaaactaatgtatttaatgcaggcgtttttgtacaaataaaatgatatatatatttcattactgtgaagtacagtcaaactgttgacggttttaattcgttcccggattttccgattTCCCGTATCGTACGTTTTTTCCCCCAGGTCCcaccaaaaatggagaatcgaggtttcactgtactataCATCGCGCGTGCGAGGTTGGCGTTGTAGTGACACTAtattgagtcgcaagcgcgacgtttggcagttctagggttaatgttGTCCAACTTCTGTATCCATTGTGACCCAAAATTCACTACATCACCACCTACATCTGTGATGTCTCTTGTCCACCTCATTTTCAATGTATGACTTTGAATGTCTTGAATAACTTTCCTTTGATACCGTAATCTCTTATCATGGCCAATATATCTTCTCTTGGTGTTCTAACACACACTTCTGCCTCCTGCAAAAAAAAACACCCTGTCACTCGGAGGTCCCCAgtttgatttccagccaggtcagggagttttacccctggatctgagagctggtcaaggtctgctcagcctacgtgagaacaattgataAGATGCCTGACAGTGAGATACTGGCCCGgttctagaaagacaagaataaaggTCGAAAGGATTTGTCACTCTGACCCCATGTCACCTTGTAATTTGCATCACTCtgagctgagcagtggttgcttggtaggtcatggcccttcaggGTGTTGCGCCAAAGGGTTTGGTTTTAGTTTGGTTTGGGATCAGCAGTGCTCAAATGGTAAGCCAAGAGCCATAAGGGCAGTAGTGCGAGTTTGGTTTTGGATTGGATAACATTTCATAATTATTGGGTATGTATGGAAAATGTGGTATTAGAAACAAATTAGCAGTCTAAATCCACGCCGATTTGCATCTTATTCTCTACCAAAGAGAATTATAGTAAGAAAGTTGAATAAAAAACTATAACCAACCAGAAAGTATGACTATGATGTCACTTCTTCTGTCGTCCCATCAAATTCAAGTTTCACATCCTCTGGAAGACCTTCTACATCGACTTCTGATTCTGGAGCATTTAACATGTTGAGGGTGACTTCAGCAGATTTTCCCATCATCCCTTGCTGAGTAGGTTGAGTTTGCTGTTGAACAGTGGTAATCGTACGAACTGGCAATCCAGCATCCTCAAAAGCCTTCTTCTTCAGTGTCGTCCGAATCTGAGACCTGTGAAGATTTTGTTCTTAAATACCATACACTAAGCAAAATTATCTAACAACCAATCACATTAATTGAGATAAAACTACTCTATTATTACAGGTAAGTTCTAGGACTACACAGCACATTTAAAGATCAGAAATTCATGTCCATATTGTACACAAAAATGTTCAATCCTAGGATGACTGCCATGAACTGTAAGTACCTATCACCGATTAGGATACTGTTAGTTTATTACCCCAATTATGTGCATTTTCTGCTGAAATGTCACTAACATCATCTCTCATACAAGTAAATAAAATCAAGATAAGCCATTTCAAACTGAAAAGAAATAGACCTTTATGCCCTTAGACAGTTTCGGAACTTAAAAAAATCTTAGCGATATCAAAACTAAATTATACAGTAAAAATAAGCAGTTATATAGTAGCTTGTAAGATACTATTACATTGTTAATCTGGACCACCATGGTCACCTTATAGCTTTAAAATTAGTGAAGGAAGTCTGTTATACACATTTTTGAGGGGATGCAAATTTTTATCAAAATATTCATGCTGAAGGTTATGTAGTTAAGCTACTTACTTCTGATAATTCCTCATTTACTTGTTGATAATATAATCAACAAAGTTATCATTGTaagccaaaattatacatttctttgtttcattatgctttgtccattgtggcaaccctcAACTGAGgaaagttttgtaaataaatatttaataatattattaaatttacatcccactaataaCGTTTACAGCTTTTGGAGAGATTgaggtgcctaaattttgtcccataggagttcttttacatgctagtaaatcaaATGACACAGggttggtgtatttgagcacctttaaataccatcgggctgagctaGGATTAATCTTGCCGAACTGGGCTCAACTtctaccatccgagccactcaaGCTGGGCCAAGCTTACTGACTCCACAACCTCTAGATACTAGACAAGTAGAGGTGGTGTTTAAACAGAAATAATCTTAGAATAGCTACCTGTTCTTTTAAAGGAAAAGCTCTGTATTTTTTATATACCGAGTGAGATATGTAAAATTGCATGGCAACAGGCAAAGATCATTTTCTTATGTCTTCCAATTAAATAGGATCAGCTAGATGAGAAAATTATTGGAATAAATATCAATATTTGTCTTTTGGAAACAAGATCAATGACCAAATTATGTAATTTGGAACTTGAAATATGTATAAagaagaaatctatatatatatatatatatagtaacttgtcctgactgactgactgattcatcatcgccgagccaaaactactggacataaagaagtgaaattttgggcatatattcatattaagatgtaggtgctcgctaagagaggatttttggatataccgtcgctaagggggtgaaaaggggggtgaaattttgaaatgagtgtatctatatctcaaaactttcaaagtttatagatgtcaaaattgctatttagaatcttctttaaaaataaggaaacacgtatttttttgttttcagaaaatcccaataggaggggtgaaaaagggtgaaaaacaggttgaatgcctttaaacaggatactggtacttatatctcagaaactgaagatattacagacctgaaaattggtctttggggtctcctttaaaaataaagaaacacgtattttttgtttttggaaaatccacttaatggggggtgaattttaaaatgagtgtatctatatctcaaaacttttaaagcttacaggtgtagaaattggtatttagaatctcctttaaaaataaagaaacaagtattttttgtttttggaaaatcccaataggaagggtggaaaagggtgaaaaatgggttgaatgtctttaatgaggctacttatatttcagaaactgaagatattacagatctgaaaattggtgtttgggatctcctttaaaagtaaagaaacatgtaatttttgtttttggaaaatccacttaatgtggggtgggggggtgaagaggggggtgaattttaaaatgagtgtatctatacctcaaaactttaaaagtttatagatgtaaaaattggtatttagaatctcctttaaaaataaagaaacactatttttttgttttcgaaaaatcccaataggaagggtggaaaagggtgaaaaaggggttgaatgcctttaatgaggctacttatatttcagaacctgaagatattacagacctgaaaattggtatttgggatctactttaaaaataaaggaacacgtattttttgtttttggaaaatccaaataatgggaggtgaaaaggagggtgaatttttagaatgagtgtgcctacatcttaaaaattttaaagtttacagatgtaaaaattggtatttagaatctcctttaaaaataaaggaaaacgtatttttttggttttctgtaaatgccaataggaggggtgtaaaagggtgaataatgggttgaatgcctttaatgaggatacatatatttcagaaactgaagatattacagaactgaaaatttgtatatgggatctcctttaaaaataaagaaacactttttttttttgaaaaatccaattaatggcggttaaacaggagtgacaaagtggggtgaattttttgaaagactatatcaacagaatatctgagaaatgtaaaatattacagacgtaaaattgggtgtttggaatctcctgtaaatgtaaaggaacataggtgatttgtttttggaaactccacttaaagggaactaaaaaggggtgaaatttcaaaatgagaatttctacagtatatctcaaaaaaaaaacttaacaagttacagaagtgaataatggtatcttttatctctattaaaaataaagaaacgtggatttttagttttcggaaataccacttggctggaagGCAGGGCGGATTGTTAAAAGTGACAaattggtgttgaattcttttaattagtctactgacatctcaaaaatgaagatgttacagatgtgaaatttgatatttagaatctgctttaaaagtaaagacgtattctcggaaaatccagtgaagggggggtgaaagaattgaaaaattgacttaattgtacgagaatacatacatctaataaaaactaaagttgttacagacgtgaaaattggtatttggatctcctttaaaaacaaagaaaaacgagttttgggggagggggaaccatcttggggggcgggagtaaaaaggagttgaattcctttcatgatgacacataaataaaaaaacgaagaagttagagtagtgataataggtatttagaagatcctttactattaaagaaacacattttttttttgtcggaaaattcacttaggggggggggaggagtgtgaaaggaagtgaattatttttatggggatacttatatctcaaaactgaaggtaatagatgtgaacattggtgtttggaatctcatttaaacataaagaaacatgccttcttttaatttttttttttgggggggggtgtaaataaacttaaggtggtgagaccaattgattttacttttcataatgtacttataaggagcctccgttgctcaggcagcagcgcactggcctctcacagctgggttccatagttccaattccggtcactccatgtgacattcgtgctggacaaaacggaggcgggacagggttttctccggatactccgattttccctgtcatcattcattccagcaacactgtccaatatttcatttcatttgtcattcatcgatcattgccccagaggagtacttcggcagccggcataattcctattgtcgtcgctagatattcattccattcctgaccctttatttagtattaaaaacttcattttttgtccgtattgactcaagattttacaatgcttggtaaaggttgaacctttagctttaccaagcattgtaaaattcctgaccctgtcaaatgactgccAACGGGCTGTAGATATTCGAAGtacgtattctgatcataaaccgatcatttttaatctttcctggggttCCGTTTTCAatagccatattttccttcggagaacgttcttagattacagtagattctcctagcatataaataaaaatttaaacacatttgaaatgaacgataggaatgagattgaccgtcaaattgttcacctctataataaggtcaataatgctcggaagtatgtcattcgtatcgccagaaatcccgcacacttgtctacgcgcgacaatggtgctggtcacattgtcataaatgacaatggcagcagatgtaatttaccgccaagtagcggtcttgcatcttgctgtggggtccagaacatctataataataataataataataataataataataataataataataataataaaaataaatgttctggaccgtcctcaaatgtgcggaccacgctggaaacgggtcctggatgggtaaagactaagaatgcagtccggctgcgggttgagtaccgtcaaggcacccaagacgacaccaggcCAGatatcctgaaggatttgatccatattaaaaatgcttataggaatagatggcaaagatttagggacccaactgaccgggtggaatacctggacctagaccgggaagtacgaaatcgattgctggaaaaaagattgaaaaatgggaggaacgttggtgtaatctgtcagaaaacgagtcagatcgcaaattttggcggaatctcgcagagaacgagtcagagcgcaaatttcggcggattttatatctaaaacaataggcattcaattataaatttcagtataataccgtagcgaagcatgggtatcttgctagtaaactatatacagtagaagttcgctatagcgagtatggcatatagcaAAATCACCACTGTAACTACagtttttctgtcccttgaaaattcgtatattaaaatatcatcctttacaaaggaaatttaatatgtcctcctattcattAAATAcatatctccatcattagatggagtaataatagtcaaacatgtttcaactcatttgagccatctcaGTGAGAAAAAAGTTTAAagtttttacataattgatgctaaaaatgtAATGAAACATAATGAAGACAAGattgaaaacaaatgagacatgatgaaaattaaaacaatttaatatatacacatttccaatattagatggagtaataatcaacttGTTTGCGCCTCTTCAGTAAAAACAGATTCAAgttttttacataattgatgctaagaAAGTGTTAAAACAGAtttaagaaaagaatgaaaacaaatgagacgacggaattaaaacaataagtaattatggcgaggttgtggacctcttagtctaaaacttgCAGTGTGTTGCAATTAAAAAACGAGGATGAATTCTGcgctaaaatttaaaatgacagtctgtcttCGTTGAGTCGCCCTCACAAATAGTTAAGAGGGCAGCGAAAACTTGAGAAACTAACTCTGAGAAGAAAACAAGtgccaggtaaaatgtatgggatggcgatggtgggataggaaaggtctaggagttggaaggaagcggccgtgggctaatttaagatacagccccagcatttgcctggtgtgaaaatgggaaaccatggaaaaccatattcagggctgtcgacagtgggattcgaaaccactatctcccggttgcaagctcacagccacgtgcccgtaaccgcaaggccaactcgcccggtctgcaagttttagactaagaggtccacaacctcgccataatcacttattgATTTAATTCTGTCATGTcccatttgttttcattcttttcttcattatgttttaacactttttagcatcaattatgtaaaaaaaattgaatCTGTTTTTACGGAAGAGGCG includes:
- the LOC136877030 gene encoding chromatin complexes subunit BAP18 isoform X1; this translates as MNSASKDSHGTRHVQVGEIFTAAGAAFNKLGELTMQLHPTADSPAGKWTDEEIEMLRQAVRHFGEDLNKISEHIKGRTVSQIRTTLKKKAFEDAGLPVRTITTVQQQTQPTQQGMMGKSAEVTLNMLNAPESEVDVEGLPEDVKLEFDGTTEEVTS
- the LOC136877030 gene encoding chromatin complexes subunit BAP18 isoform X2 — translated: MNSASKVGEIFTAAGAAFNKLGELTMQLHPTADSPAGKWTDEEIEMLRQAVRHFGEDLNKISEHIKGRTVSQIRTTLKKKAFEDAGLPVRTITTVQQQTQPTQQGMMGKSAEVTLNMLNAPESEVDVEGLPEDVKLEFDGTTEEVTS